The Listeria welshimeri serovar 6b str. SLCC5334 genome has a window encoding:
- the yugI gene encoding S1 domain-containing post-transcriptional regulator GSP13 — translation MSTFKVGEVVSGKIAGIQSYGAFVALDNSTQGLVHISEITHGFVKDIHDFLEVGQEVKVKILDIDEEKNKISLSIRATEEAPKEQPAKKKSVSSSENDEGFNTLRDKLEEWIKKGDK, via the coding sequence ATGAGTACATTTAAGGTAGGAGAGGTAGTTTCTGGGAAAATCGCGGGAATTCAGAGTTATGGTGCATTTGTAGCACTAGATAATTCTACACAAGGCCTAGTTCATATTTCGGAAATCACACATGGTTTTGTCAAAGATATCCATGATTTTCTAGAAGTTGGCCAAGAAGTAAAAGTGAAAATTCTAGATATTGACGAAGAGAAAAATAAAATCAGTCTTTCTATTAGAGCGACAGAAGAAGCACCAAAAGAACAACCAGCTAAGAAAAAATCCGTATCATCAAGCGAAAACGACGAAGGTTTCAATACATTAAGAGATAAATTAGAAGAATGGATCAAAAAAGGAGACAAATAA
- a CDS encoding DeoR/GlpR family DNA-binding transcription regulator, protein MLSIERKRAIVQYVKSRKIATVSELAKHFEVHEATIRRDLTSLEKDKKLKRTHGGVMIEEKVVSEPNWKKRSEVRYEEKQRIATLAATMVKDGDTIILDAGTTTGHIATALKDRSKLTVITNDINVASIMRFSPSKVIVTGGVIYPETFILNGMITSGTLQSIHVHKAFVTTPALDIDKGLMHYDEYLIPAKQQMLHSADEVILVTDHTKFGRISLYKYAALDEISSIITGKEIDPVLKEQFEEKGMQIYTT, encoded by the coding sequence GTGTTATCTATCGAACGAAAGCGTGCCATCGTCCAATATGTGAAAAGTAGAAAAATAGCAACTGTTAGCGAACTAGCCAAACATTTTGAGGTGCACGAAGCAACCATTCGCCGCGATTTAACCTCTTTAGAAAAAGACAAAAAGCTAAAAAGAACCCACGGCGGAGTTATGATAGAAGAAAAAGTAGTTTCCGAACCGAATTGGAAAAAACGAAGCGAAGTGCGCTACGAAGAAAAACAACGCATCGCCACTCTAGCAGCGACAATGGTCAAAGATGGCGATACAATCATCTTAGACGCCGGGACAACAACAGGACATATTGCAACAGCTCTAAAAGACCGCTCTAAACTAACCGTCATAACAAACGATATCAATGTAGCTTCCATCATGCGATTCTCTCCGTCCAAAGTAATTGTTACAGGTGGTGTCATTTACCCAGAAACCTTCATTCTTAATGGTATGATAACAAGCGGCACCTTACAAAGCATACACGTGCATAAAGCATTCGTAACCACACCAGCGCTTGATATTGATAAAGGGCTAATGCATTATGATGAGTATCTAATTCCAGCCAAACAACAAATGCTTCATTCAGCCGATGAAGTTATCCTAGTAACAGATCACACCAAGTTCGGTCGTATCTCACTATATAAATACGCAGCACTAGATGAAATTTCTTCTATCATCACCGGCAAAGAAATCGATCCTGTACTAAAAGAACAATTTGAAGAAAAAGGAATGCAAATTTATACAACATAA
- a CDS encoding winged helix-turn-helix transcriptional regulator, whose product MVTKDKMPECDVATTVEIIGSKWKTLIIRDLMTGAKRNTELKHSLHGISQKVLTESLKSMIDDKIVERIDFKKNPPHVEYQLTELGNTLLPVIEAMKEWGQFYKKHLTI is encoded by the coding sequence ATGGTGACAAAAGACAAAATGCCAGAATGCGATGTGGCAACTACAGTCGAAATAATCGGTAGTAAATGGAAAACGTTAATTATTAGAGACCTCATGACAGGTGCCAAAAGAAATACTGAATTAAAACATTCTCTACATGGTATTTCCCAAAAAGTATTAACAGAAAGTTTAAAATCAATGATTGATGATAAAATTGTTGAACGCATTGATTTTAAGAAAAACCCGCCTCATGTTGAATACCAACTCACGGAGCTGGGAAATACTTTATTACCAGTTATCGAAGCTATGAAAGAATGGGGACAATTTTACAAAAAACATCTTACTATATAG
- a CDS encoding glucose-6-phosphate isomerase, whose translation MTHIKFDYSKALRFFEERELDYLEPAVKAAHDSLHNGTGAGNDALGWINLPTDYDKEEFARIKKATEKIHSDSDVLIVIGIGGSYLGARAAIETLNHSFYNVLEKGARKTPQVFFAGNSISSSYLHDLIEVVGDRDFSVNVISKSGTTTEPAIAFRVFKELLIKKYGEEGAKKRIYATTDKAKGALKTLSDNEGYETFVVPDDVGGRFSVLTAVGLLPIAVSGVDIDALMNGARAASKDFDKPELKNNISYQYAAARNVLYRKGKVTELLISYEPGLQYLNEWWKQLFGESEGKDKKGIYPSSANFSTDLHSIGQYIQDGRRNLFETVIKVDKPRHNLTINKEEVDLDGLNYLAGETVDFVNTKAFEGTLLAHTDGEVPNFVVEVPELDAYTFGYLVYFFEKAVAISGYLNGVNPFDQPGVEAYKANMFALLGKPGFEDKKAELEKRLND comes from the coding sequence ATGACACATATTAAATTTGATTATTCCAAAGCGCTCCGTTTTTTTGAAGAACGCGAACTTGATTATCTTGAACCAGCAGTAAAAGCAGCTCATGATTCATTACATAACGGTACAGGTGCTGGTAACGATGCGCTTGGTTGGATTAATTTACCAACAGATTACGACAAAGAAGAATTTGCTCGTATCAAAAAAGCAACAGAAAAAATCCATAGCGATTCTGATGTATTAATCGTTATTGGTATCGGTGGTTCATACCTTGGAGCACGTGCGGCAATCGAAACGTTAAATCATTCCTTCTATAATGTACTTGAAAAAGGTGCGCGTAAAACACCTCAAGTATTCTTTGCGGGAAATAGCATTAGTTCTTCCTATTTACATGATTTAATTGAAGTAGTTGGCGATCGCGACTTTTCAGTTAACGTTATTTCTAAATCAGGAACAACAACAGAACCAGCAATCGCTTTCCGTGTTTTCAAAGAACTTTTGATCAAAAAATACGGTGAAGAAGGTGCGAAAAAACGCATTTATGCAACAACTGATAAAGCAAAAGGCGCTTTAAAAACATTGTCTGACAATGAAGGCTATGAAACATTTGTTGTTCCTGATGATGTTGGTGGCCGTTTCTCTGTTTTAACAGCAGTAGGTTTACTTCCAATTGCAGTTAGTGGCGTTGATATTGATGCACTGATGAACGGAGCAAGAGCAGCAAGCAAAGATTTTGATAAACCAGAACTTAAAAACAACATTTCTTATCAATATGCAGCAGCTCGTAACGTCCTTTATCGTAAAGGGAAAGTAACGGAACTTCTAATAAGCTATGAACCAGGATTGCAATATCTTAATGAGTGGTGGAAACAATTATTTGGTGAAAGTGAAGGTAAAGACAAAAAAGGTATTTACCCATCCAGCGCTAACTTCTCCACAGATTTGCACTCGATTGGTCAATATATCCAAGACGGACGTCGTAATCTTTTTGAAACTGTTATCAAAGTTGACAAACCACGCCATAATTTAACTATTAATAAAGAAGAAGTAGATTTAGATGGTTTAAATTATCTTGCTGGGGAAACAGTTGACTTCGTTAATACAAAAGCATTCGAAGGAACTCTTTTAGCGCATACAGACGGCGAAGTTCCAAACTTTGTTGTAGAAGTACCAGAACTAGATGCTTATACATTCGGTTACCTAGTATACTTCTTTGAAAAAGCTGTAGCAATCAGTGGTTACCTAAATGGCGTGAATCCATTTGACCAACCTGGCGTGGAAGCATATAAAGCCAACATGTTCGCATTACTTGGCAAACCAGGCTTCGAAGACAAAAAAGCAGAGCTAGAAAAACGTTTAAACGATTAA
- a CDS encoding MalY/PatB family protein, giving the protein MSQFDEVIPRIGTNSEKWDGAEKLFGRKDIIPMWVADMDFRAPKPVLDAFKRQIDHGIFGYSTKSEALIQAVIDWNKEQHQFEIDPSTLFFNGAVVPTISLAIRSLTKEGDAVLMVSPIYPPFFNVTKATERHVVMSPLIYENHQYRMDFDDLEKRIKEENVKLFLLCNPQNPGGRCFTKEELVELAELCEKYQIPIVSDEIHADLVMKNHQHVPMMVAAPFYKDQIITLMAATKTFNLAAIKASYYIITNKDYQAKFAAEQNYATTNGLNVFGIVGTEAAYRYGAPWLKELKEYIYSNYEYVKAEIEKEVPEVGVTDLEATYLMWLDCRSLSKDEKTIYADLIEAGVGVQMGSGFGHSGKGFVRFNIACPKETLEKAVKLLIQGLKK; this is encoded by the coding sequence TTGAGTCAATTTGATGAAGTCATTCCGCGGATTGGAACTAATTCTGAAAAGTGGGATGGAGCAGAAAAATTATTTGGCAGAAAAGATATTATTCCAATGTGGGTAGCGGATATGGATTTTCGGGCACCAAAACCTGTACTTGATGCTTTCAAACGTCAAATCGATCATGGGATTTTTGGTTACTCAACGAAATCAGAAGCACTCATTCAAGCTGTGATTGATTGGAATAAAGAGCAGCACCAGTTTGAAATCGACCCAAGTACGCTATTTTTCAACGGGGCCGTGGTTCCTACAATTTCGCTCGCAATTCGTTCGTTAACAAAAGAAGGTGATGCTGTTTTAATGGTTTCGCCAATTTATCCGCCATTTTTTAATGTAACAAAGGCTACGGAACGGCATGTTGTTATGTCACCATTAATATATGAAAATCACCAATACCGGATGGATTTTGATGATTTAGAAAAACGTATCAAGGAAGAAAATGTCAAATTATTCCTTCTATGTAATCCGCAAAACCCTGGTGGTCGTTGTTTCACGAAAGAAGAACTCGTAGAATTAGCGGAACTGTGTGAGAAATACCAAATCCCGATTGTTTCCGATGAAATTCATGCTGATTTAGTAATGAAAAATCATCAACATGTGCCAATGATGGTTGCAGCGCCATTTTATAAGGATCAAATTATTACTTTAATGGCTGCTACAAAAACATTTAACTTGGCTGCAATTAAGGCTTCTTACTATATTATTACGAATAAAGATTACCAAGCAAAATTCGCTGCTGAACAAAATTATGCTACCACAAACGGGCTTAATGTCTTTGGGATTGTTGGAACAGAAGCGGCCTATCGCTACGGCGCGCCTTGGTTAAAAGAGTTGAAAGAATATATTTATAGCAATTATGAGTATGTAAAAGCTGAAATCGAAAAAGAAGTTCCAGAAGTTGGCGTTACTGACTTAGAAGCGACTTACTTAATGTGGCTCGATTGCCGCTCGCTTTCAAAAGACGAAAAAACAATTTACGCAGATTTAATTGAAGCTGGTGTTGGCGTCCAAATGGGTTCCGGATTTGGTCATTCTGGTAAAGGTTTTGTCCGTTTTAACATCGCTTGTCCAAAAGAAACGTTGGAAAAAGCTGTGAAACTTCTGATTCAAGGCTTAAAAAAATAA
- a CDS encoding NUDIX hydrolase — MKRSIHVQAFVYNEKKDEILIVRNRNLAWAFPGGHVEANQTMEEALASIVKEQTNIDIEIESILHCKERRATWEHVCTFVFRAKPVGEMIATSSDDNIFRVKWIPIPLADDLLPIDQLSLNELVRSEGVLYENYT; from the coding sequence GTGAAAAGATCTATTCATGTGCAGGCGTTTGTCTACAACGAGAAGAAAGATGAGATTTTAATAGTGAGAAATCGCAACTTAGCTTGGGCGTTTCCGGGGGGGCATGTGGAAGCAAATCAAACGATGGAGGAAGCACTCGCAAGCATAGTAAAAGAGCAGACAAATATCGATATAGAAATAGAGTCTATCTTACACTGCAAAGAGCGACGTGCTACATGGGAACACGTTTGTACATTTGTTTTTCGAGCAAAACCGGTTGGCGAGATGATAGCCACTTCAAGCGATGATAATATTTTTCGAGTAAAGTGGATACCAATTCCGCTAGCAGACGATTTGCTACCTATAGACCAATTATCTTTAAACGAACTAGTCAGAAGCGAGGGCGTCTTATATGAAAACTATACCTGA